One Paenibacillus sp. FSL H7-0737 DNA segment encodes these proteins:
- a CDS encoding TetR/AcrR family transcriptional regulator, whose amino-acid sequence MSEDKKLHIIEATNRVIYRMGIAGTTMRRIADEAGLSTGALYHHYNSKEEILYDAMDRSLSVSTRIAEEVQQGKYSRGEVIEQISENVKDRFNKIDDNRMQFYLAQEAILGNEEISNQLKVKYKKWIGHTEELLQRLYEKQPGKYNKAIASLLIGAIDGIVMQTLLGVANTDDIEDISEVYHKLLVEGIPKLLAAWDE is encoded by the coding sequence ATGTCTGAGGATAAAAAATTACATATTATTGAGGCGACGAATCGTGTTATCTATCGAATGGGTATTGCGGGTACGACTATGCGGAGAATTGCCGATGAAGCCGGGCTTAGCACGGGGGCGTTGTATCATCATTACAATAGTAAAGAAGAGATTCTTTATGATGCGATGGATCGCAGTCTATCCGTATCTACGAGAATTGCCGAGGAGGTACAGCAAGGGAAGTATAGCCGCGGGGAAGTTATTGAGCAAATCAGCGAGAATGTGAAAGATCGTTTTAACAAAATAGATGACAATCGAATGCAGTTCTATCTTGCCCAGGAAGCGATACTCGGGAACGAGGAAATCTCCAATCAATTGAAAGTTAAGTATAAGAAATGGATTGGTCATACCGAGGAGCTGTTACAACGATTGTACGAAAAACAACCCGGGAAATACAATAAAGCCATTGCCTCATTGCTGATTGGAGCTATTGACGGGATCGTTATGCAGACGCTGCTGGGTGTGGCGAATACGGATGATATTGAAGATATTTCCGAGGTATACCACAAGCTTCTTGTAGAAGGCATTCCGAAGCTGTTAGCAGCATGGGATGAATAA
- a CDS encoding metallophosphoesterase family protein, whose product MSANTLPEEKPVITFQIITDTHVTADRNHEYNLNFELALRDIAAHGKGSSGIMHIGDVTNHGFSAEYKEMLRIINQHKADLPDITFTLGNHDVGLGIWKSRLGMYTSQTGMSGPYHDHWINGYHFIFLGTEKGLPKFCHLSSKQLDWLEHKLGEQASPDQPIFLFLHQPLKDTVAGSLESQDWYGVTQDKELKEILSRHPQTLLFTGHTHWELEVDNTMHPGHGEMATMFNAASVAYLWTNEDKHKTGSQGFYVEVYRDKVLVRGRDFKTGTWIEAAQYEVAYTAVNV is encoded by the coding sequence ATGAGTGCGAACACATTACCTGAAGAGAAGCCTGTTATTACCTTTCAGATCATCACGGATACGCATGTCACCGCTGACCGAAATCATGAGTACAATCTTAACTTTGAGCTGGCGCTCCGTGATATAGCCGCACATGGAAAAGGCAGCAGTGGGATTATGCATATCGGTGATGTCACAAACCATGGTTTTTCTGCTGAATATAAAGAAATGCTTCGTATCATTAATCAACATAAGGCTGACTTGCCCGACATTACTTTCACTTTAGGTAATCATGATGTAGGCCTCGGGATTTGGAAGTCTCGCTTAGGGATGTATACGTCACAGACTGGAATGTCTGGACCCTATCATGATCACTGGATTAATGGCTATCATTTTATTTTTCTAGGTACAGAAAAAGGATTGCCTAAATTCTGTCATCTTTCCTCTAAGCAGCTTGATTGGCTGGAGCATAAGCTTGGGGAGCAAGCTTCACCGGATCAGCCTATCTTTCTTTTCCTGCATCAACCGCTTAAAGATACAGTAGCTGGATCGTTAGAATCACAAGATTGGTATGGTGTCACTCAAGATAAGGAATTAAAAGAGATTCTTTCGAGACACCCCCAGACCTTGTTATTCACTGGTCACACCCATTGGGAGCTAGAGGTAGACAACACTATGCACCCTGGCCATGGAGAGATGGCAACGATGTTTAATGCTGCTTCTGTCGCCTACCTTTGGACAAACGAAGATAAGCATAAGACAGGCAGCCAAGGCTTCTATGTGGAAGTATATAGAGATAAAGTGCTTGTCCGGGGCAGAGACTTTAAGACAGGAACCTGGATTGAAGCTGCACAATATGAGGTTGCTTATACAGCAGTAAACGTATAA
- a CDS encoding DMT family transporter, with protein MKIEGIWTWMFLMLAIVFELSGTISMKISQGFTQLWPSVLMFLFYGASFTSLNYALTSIKVGVAYAIWSGAGIILISFIGALFFEEKLTLSSLLWIAVIITGIIGLNISGKTH; from the coding sequence GTGAAAATAGAAGGAATTTGGACATGGATGTTTCTGATGCTAGCGATTGTGTTCGAACTCTCAGGGACCATCTCAATGAAAATATCTCAGGGGTTCACTCAGCTCTGGCCTTCCGTGCTCATGTTCCTGTTCTATGGAGCCAGCTTCACCTCCCTGAATTATGCCCTCACCTCTATTAAGGTAGGCGTTGCTTATGCGATATGGTCAGGGGCGGGAATCATCCTCATTTCTTTCATAGGAGCCCTATTTTTCGAAGAAAAGCTAACCCTGTCCTCCCTACTATGGATAGCCGTTATCATAACCGGGATCATAGGACTGAACATTAGCGGGAAGACGCACTAG
- a CDS encoding HAD family hydrolase: MSELITPQGRYAVAAILFDKDGTLLQFVSLWGSWGECFLERFTKDMKQRGLQIPEEQLPALMGTIHNSQGSITDYDRNGPLAMGTMSDLYAILSWQGYLQGLSWAESMELVHQCRLEADVMLEKKRPVHSLPGIHRFLDECASAGIPLAVVTADETDAAEKHLQWLGIRHYFSEVIGTDLVDQGKPFPDMVQLACERLAVEPAHTAVIGDTNGDMRMAKAAGVQIAIGITENEDISASSHILPDADLIVRSYAELSIEVTSL, encoded by the coding sequence ATGTCTGAGCTCATCACGCCACAAGGCAGATACGCTGTAGCAGCTATTCTATTCGACAAGGATGGTACGCTGCTCCAGTTCGTATCCCTCTGGGGCAGCTGGGGCGAGTGTTTTTTAGAGCGATTCACGAAGGATATGAAGCAAAGAGGACTACAGATTCCAGAAGAACAGCTCCCTGCATTAATGGGAACTATACACAATTCCCAAGGAAGCATTACCGATTATGATCGGAACGGACCCCTGGCTATGGGGACTATGAGTGATCTCTATGCCATCCTGTCATGGCAGGGTTATTTGCAAGGTTTATCGTGGGCGGAGTCCATGGAGCTTGTTCATCAGTGCCGTCTGGAAGCGGATGTTATGTTGGAAAAGAAACGCCCCGTTCACTCGTTGCCGGGTATTCATCGTTTTCTCGATGAGTGTGCGAGTGCTGGTATCCCTCTCGCCGTGGTGACCGCAGATGAAACAGATGCTGCAGAGAAACATCTCCAATGGCTCGGCATACGGCACTATTTCTCCGAGGTAATTGGAACAGACCTTGTGGATCAGGGTAAACCTTTCCCCGACATGGTGCAGCTTGCCTGCGAAAGGTTGGCCGTTGAACCCGCGCACACAGCAGTTATCGGTGATACTAATGGGGATATGCGAATGGCTAAAGCAGCGGGTGTGCAGATAGCTATAGGTATCACTGAAAATGAAGACATTAGTGCTTCATCGCATATTCTCCCGGATGCAGATCTCATTGTGCGATCTTACGCTGAACTCAGCATCGAGGTTACTTCCCTGTGA
- a CDS encoding ABC transporter substrate-binding protein has translation MNVLKRLSALSLVAGFTMLTACGGNASTDNVTAANGASSSPSAEAAPTQNAPVTIEFWYGLGGKLGENMEALIQKFNASQQEVIVKGIAQADYTETEQKLQAAIATGKVPAAALSSNVDWARKGYFAPIDELMALQPDFNKEDFVQTFLNQGQVDGKQYFLPMYGTTQIMYYRKDAFEKNGIDASTLKTWEDLAAAAAKMTVKDGGKTTFFGWEPMWGSGNMIDAALSKGGTILSEDGKQVMIDSKEWIETWDLFRKWIHEDKIMRIHSGGQGWEYWYKTIDDVMKNQSAGYTGSSGDQGDLDFSIVSAMEQPGWAGIGEGKPVAQALMAGILSKASDSEKQAAMKWLTYFTNAENTASWSINTGYISVRQSALQDPAFVSFSESNPQIKVPLMQASHGSAPFQDPTGGKINDALKIAADKVQIENIPAAQALKEAQETAQAALDKLK, from the coding sequence ATGAACGTATTGAAGAGACTGTCCGCCCTATCTTTGGTTGCCGGATTTACAATGTTAACAGCTTGTGGAGGAAATGCGAGTACAGATAATGTTACAGCGGCAAATGGAGCTTCTTCCTCCCCCTCCGCAGAGGCTGCACCTACACAAAATGCACCGGTAACGATTGAGTTCTGGTATGGTCTCGGCGGTAAGCTTGGTGAGAATATGGAGGCACTGATTCAGAAATTTAATGCCTCCCAGCAAGAGGTCATTGTCAAAGGTATCGCGCAGGCAGACTACACTGAAACCGAGCAGAAGCTGCAAGCGGCCATTGCTACAGGAAAAGTGCCTGCTGCTGCTCTCTCCTCAAATGTAGATTGGGCCCGCAAAGGATATTTCGCTCCGATAGATGAGCTTATGGCATTGCAGCCAGATTTTAATAAAGAGGATTTTGTCCAAACCTTTCTAAATCAGGGCCAGGTTGATGGCAAGCAATACTTCCTGCCGATGTATGGAACAACACAGATTATGTACTATCGCAAAGATGCTTTTGAGAAGAACGGAATTGATGCGAGCACATTGAAGACTTGGGAAGACCTAGCTGCCGCAGCTGCGAAAATGACCGTGAAAGACGGCGGCAAAACCACCTTCTTCGGTTGGGAGCCTATGTGGGGTTCAGGGAACATGATTGATGCCGCGCTCAGCAAAGGAGGCACTATTCTTAGCGAGGATGGGAAACAAGTCATGATCGACTCTAAAGAGTGGATCGAAACCTGGGATTTGTTCCGCAAATGGATCCACGAGGATAAGATCATGCGGATTCATTCAGGGGGTCAAGGCTGGGAATATTGGTACAAAACAATTGATGATGTAATGAAGAATCAATCCGCAGGCTACACCGGCTCCAGTGGCGATCAAGGTGACCTCGACTTTAGCATTGTTTCTGCTATGGAGCAGCCAGGCTGGGCAGGGATTGGCGAGGGCAAACCCGTAGCCCAAGCACTGATGGCCGGCATTCTATCTAAAGCAAGCGACAGTGAGAAACAAGCGGCTATGAAATGGCTAACCTACTTCACAAATGCCGAGAATACTGCCTCTTGGTCCATTAATACTGGATATATTTCGGTGCGCCAATCCGCATTGCAAGACCCGGCGTTTGTGTCATTCAGTGAAAGCAATCCACAGATTAAGGTTCCGTTGATGCAAGCTTCTCATGGCTCTGCACCATTCCAAGATCCTACTGGCGGCAAAATCAACGATGCGCTGAAAATCGCCGCTGATAAGGTGCAAATTGAGAATATTCCTGCAGCACAGGCACTTAAGGAAGCACAGGAAACAGCGCAAGCAGCGCTTGATAAACTAAAATAA
- a CDS encoding carbohydrate ABC transporter permease: protein MNATTVRVGKLARHLFFAAIALIMAFPFYWMVTSALKTNDEIWQSPPTIWPKEPLWGNFSAAWHEAPFFRYMGNSVFVAVSIVILQVINSGMMAYALTHMKFRFRGLFAGVILFGYMVPATAVYLPGYLVLSQLHLLDSYAGLILSNCVSVFSIFLIRQAFLQVPHELVEAGEVDGSSHMRILWTILVPITRSSFAVLALITFIDQYNNYFWPMLITKDPNLQLVSAGLRSFFTQGGAYGLKWPLIMAASAFTIAPLLLVFLLAQKTIMQSVNMTAGSSKG, encoded by the coding sequence ATGAATGCAACGACCGTACGAGTGGGCAAACTGGCCCGCCATCTATTTTTTGCAGCTATTGCACTGATCATGGCCTTCCCCTTCTATTGGATGGTCACCAGCGCCTTAAAAACCAATGATGAAATCTGGCAGTCTCCGCCGACGATCTGGCCGAAAGAGCCGCTGTGGGGTAACTTTTCAGCCGCCTGGCACGAAGCCCCTTTCTTTAGATATATGGGCAATAGCGTATTTGTCGCCGTCTCTATTGTTATTTTGCAGGTGATAAATTCCGGGATGATGGCCTATGCGCTTACGCATATGAAATTCCGCTTCAGAGGGCTGTTCGCAGGTGTCATTCTTTTCGGCTATATGGTCCCTGCCACCGCCGTTTATCTTCCCGGATATCTGGTATTGTCCCAGCTTCATCTACTGGATTCATATGCCGGGTTGATTCTATCTAACTGTGTAAGTGTCTTCTCCATCTTTCTAATTCGGCAAGCCTTCCTTCAGGTTCCCCATGAGCTGGTAGAGGCTGGAGAAGTGGATGGTTCCTCGCATATGCGGATTCTCTGGACCATTCTTGTACCCATTACACGGTCTTCCTTTGCTGTGCTAGCCCTGATCACCTTCATTGATCAGTACAATAACTATTTCTGGCCAATGCTCATCACCAAAGATCCTAATCTACAGCTGGTCTCGGCCGGTCTGCGTAGTTTCTTCACTCAAGGAGGTGCTTATGGATTGAAATGGCCGCTGATCATGGCCGCTAGCGCATTCACCATCGCCCCGTTGCTGCTAGTATTTCTACTAGCTCAGAAAACGATCATGCAAAGCGTCAACATGACCGCTGGTTCCAGCAAAGGATAA
- a CDS encoding carbohydrate ABC transporter permease, which translates to MKRTRFIGELKPVLFTLPAMIPFVVFWLAPLLYVFYLSFTEWDFMSPEKTFVGLTNYLDLFSNPAFYKALRVTLLFCAGSVLPVILIGLGLALLMNGKLKGSTLYQVLLFSPWVTPTVAVSIVWSWIYEPEIGLANTVLDLFGLEKIGWLQDPKWALLGVLLVTIWKSVGWAMIFYLVALRNVPTDLLEAAELDGANAVQKFSRITLPLISPTTLFLFIVQIIGALQAYDQINVLTQGGPSGSTRTLLYMYYQSAFEAFQIGEASSVAMILVFICMLLSVISLEVSKRTTHYQ; encoded by the coding sequence ATGAAACGCACAAGATTTATAGGTGAGTTGAAACCGGTGCTCTTCACCTTGCCGGCAATGATTCCATTCGTGGTATTTTGGCTCGCGCCATTACTTTATGTATTTTATCTCAGCTTTACTGAGTGGGACTTCATGAGCCCCGAGAAAACCTTTGTCGGACTAACCAACTATCTGGATCTGTTCAGCAATCCCGCCTTCTATAAAGCGCTAAGAGTAACCTTGTTATTCTGTGCGGGAAGTGTACTGCCCGTTATTCTGATCGGACTTGGACTAGCACTCCTGATGAATGGGAAGCTGAAAGGCTCCACCCTCTATCAGGTACTTCTTTTCTCCCCTTGGGTCACGCCGACCGTGGCGGTATCCATTGTCTGGTCCTGGATTTACGAACCTGAAATCGGTCTTGCCAATACTGTACTTGATCTATTCGGTCTAGAAAAAATCGGCTGGCTTCAAGATCCTAAATGGGCACTGCTCGGCGTTCTGCTCGTGACGATATGGAAATCGGTAGGCTGGGCGATGATTTTTTACTTGGTGGCACTACGCAATGTCCCTACCGATCTGCTGGAAGCCGCTGAACTGGATGGAGCAAATGCTGTTCAAAAATTCAGCCGTATTACTTTACCGCTAATCTCGCCAACGACACTGTTTCTGTTCATCGTACAGATCATCGGTGCCTTACAGGCATACGACCAGATTAACGTACTCACACAAGGTGGACCGTCGGGATCAACACGTACCCTGCTCTATATGTATTATCAGTCTGCCTTTGAAGCCTTTCAGATTGGAGAAGCCTCTAGTGTCGCAATGATTCTGGTATTTATATGTATGCTGCTCTCCGTAATCTCACTAGAGGTTAGTAAACGGACAACCCATTATCAATAA
- a CDS encoding GbsR/MarR family transcriptional regulator, which produces MKQVAFGEENRDLSPREQLLRPMIDAIAQTMDLYGANYSFGQLYGIMFFEDRPMTLEEMKNVMNMSKSNMSYGVRSLMASKMVTKLEEKRERKDLYAVETDFFQTFKNFFGMKLQREIDVMRQALDVVIPELEGLVHAVDTPEEERQFCLKDLEKLEHAVQYYDWLQQFVDELGEENYFVDKRRS; this is translated from the coding sequence ATGAAACAGGTAGCCTTTGGTGAAGAGAATAGAGACTTATCTCCACGCGAGCAGCTGCTGCGTCCGATGATTGATGCAATTGCTCAGACGATGGACTTATATGGTGCCAATTACTCATTCGGGCAGCTGTATGGAATTATGTTCTTTGAAGACCGGCCGATGACGCTTGAAGAGATGAAGAATGTGATGAATATGAGTAAGAGTAATATGAGCTATGGAGTCCGATCTTTGATGGCTTCCAAAATGGTGACCAAGCTGGAGGAGAAGCGGGAGCGAAAGGATCTGTATGCAGTGGAAACAGATTTTTTTCAGACCTTTAAGAACTTTTTTGGAATGAAGCTGCAGCGGGAGATTGATGTCATGAGGCAAGCCTTGGATGTTGTTATTCCTGAGCTGGAGGGATTGGTTCATGCCGTGGATACGCCTGAGGAGGAGCGGCAATTCTGCCTGAAGGATCTGGAGAAGCTGGAGCATGCCGTTCAATATTATGATTGGCTGCAGCAGTTTGTGGACGAGCTAGGGGAAGAAAATTACTTTGTAGACAAGAGAAGGTCCTAG
- a CDS encoding polysaccharide deacetylase family protein produces MHTKKYMILLVIVLLISLAAIFNNQHESSAVTIDVNGQIIKTVATYPGSPDELMIPKAAAEQALNMHIGWQKQGALPKGIYYRDHVAVLMYHHLSEKPMPQFPWILSADRFDDQMNLLKQEGFHVITMEQYREFMLNGGTVPDNAVLLTFDDGYESFYELAFPILKKYGYTAVNFVIVSTIDHPDPNSVPKLNWEQMREMKRDGMGFYSHTYDLHHYGIVDAEGGERPAASALLYIDDENRNEMNTEYYSRVTRDLAKAEQRLKEELGNTDSAIAFPYGSYNDRLLSACDSLGISLTFKIQDGINARTDRNASRINGGSQSLTAVQTLEQVKHIDSPMELTLNNQRVALIGSAPEMRKGTLMVPFIQLCKDLHIDLNYDQKSRIVKLMNTTGGS; encoded by the coding sequence TTGCATACGAAAAAATATATGATACTTTTAGTCATTGTTCTGCTAATAAGTCTTGCTGCTATTTTCAACAATCAACACGAGTCTTCTGCAGTTACTATAGATGTGAACGGTCAAATCATTAAGACAGTAGCTACATATCCGGGCTCGCCTGATGAGCTAATGATTCCCAAGGCTGCAGCAGAACAGGCCCTTAATATGCATATCGGCTGGCAGAAGCAGGGGGCACTTCCGAAAGGTATTTACTATAGAGACCATGTAGCTGTGCTGATGTACCATCATCTTTCAGAGAAGCCAATGCCGCAGTTTCCTTGGATCTTATCTGCCGATCGGTTTGATGATCAAATGAACCTGCTGAAGCAAGAAGGGTTTCACGTGATTACGATGGAACAATACCGTGAATTTATGCTGAATGGAGGCACGGTTCCAGATAATGCGGTGCTGCTGACTTTTGATGATGGATATGAGAGCTTTTATGAGTTGGCTTTTCCTATTCTCAAAAAATATGGCTATACGGCAGTGAATTTTGTTATCGTATCTACGATTGATCACCCAGATCCGAATAGTGTGCCGAAGCTCAATTGGGAGCAGATGCGGGAAATGAAGCGGGACGGAATGGGATTCTATAGTCACACGTACGATTTACACCATTATGGTATCGTGGATGCTGAGGGTGGGGAGCGGCCAGCCGCCAGTGCTTTGTTATATATCGATGATGAGAACAGAAACGAAATGAATACGGAGTACTACAGCAGAGTTACTCGTGATTTAGCCAAGGCGGAGCAAAGACTGAAGGAAGAGCTGGGGAATACCGATTCAGCGATTGCCTTTCCTTATGGATCATACAATGACCGATTGCTATCGGCATGTGATTCACTCGGAATTTCGCTAACATTTAAAATCCAGGATGGGATCAATGCGAGAACGGACCGGAATGCCTCCCGGATCAACGGGGGAAGTCAGAGTCTAACTGCAGTCCAAACTCTTGAGCAGGTTAAACATATAGATTCACCTATGGAATTAACCTTGAATAACCAAAGAGTAGCTCTGATAGGAAGTGCGCCCGAAATGAGGAAAGGGACCCTGATGGTTCCGTTTATACAATTATGCAAGGATCTACATATTGATCTCAACTACGATCAGAAGAGTCGAATCGTTAAGTTAATGAACACAACGGGAGGCTCATAA
- a CDS encoding AI-2E family transporter produces the protein MEVFKRYYANLTVRRFFILGLVALLLFSIRDMLNLVLLTFLIAYVMNSFQVLLTKRINKYVAVNSKVIIVILYLALIALIVVTLVNYLPKVFTQIKQLTNFLTSLTPANIPQNEIVQYLFAQLKDLNYQSYVKDGLEYVLKISNWGTSFVLSTILSFVFILEKNRIVSFTARLKESKISWFYVELEYFGRKFISSFGKVIEAQILIALFNTCFTVIGLWILGFPYLFALSIMIFLLSLIPVVGFVISLIPLCIIGYNIGGIAMTIYVLVMIAILHFVEGYFLNPKLMSSKMNLPMFYTFIVLLFSEHYMGVWGLILGIPIFVFFLDILEINRDNKIET, from the coding sequence ATGGAAGTATTTAAGCGTTATTACGCGAATTTAACGGTCCGGCGTTTTTTTATTTTGGGGCTGGTTGCCCTGCTGCTATTCAGTATTAGAGATATGCTCAATTTAGTACTGTTAACATTTCTGATTGCTTATGTAATGAACAGCTTTCAGGTGCTGCTCACGAAGCGAATCAATAAATATGTTGCGGTCAACAGTAAAGTCATTATTGTTATTTTGTATTTAGCTCTGATTGCTCTGATCGTAGTGACCTTAGTGAATTATTTACCGAAGGTCTTCACACAGATAAAGCAGTTAACTAATTTTCTGACCAGTTTAACCCCTGCAAACATTCCGCAGAACGAAATCGTGCAGTATTTATTTGCCCAGCTTAAGGATTTGAACTACCAGTCTTATGTGAAAGATGGTCTTGAATACGTCCTGAAAATAAGTAATTGGGGCACAAGCTTCGTATTATCCACCATTCTGAGCTTTGTCTTTATCCTTGAGAAGAACAGAATTGTCAGTTTCACTGCCCGTCTTAAAGAGAGCAAGATTTCCTGGTTCTATGTTGAGCTTGAGTATTTCGGTAGAAAATTCATCTCATCGTTTGGTAAAGTGATCGAAGCGCAAATTCTGATCGCGCTGTTTAATACATGCTTTACGGTGATTGGACTCTGGATCTTAGGTTTTCCGTATCTATTCGCCTTATCGATTATGATCTTCCTGCTTAGTTTGATTCCAGTTGTAGGCTTTGTGATCTCCTTAATACCACTTTGTATTATTGGTTACAACATTGGTGGTATAGCAATGACGATATATGTATTGGTTATGATCGCCATACTACATTTTGTTGAGGGTTACTTCTTAAATCCAAAACTGATGTCATCCAAAATGAACCTGCCTATGTTCTACACTTTTATCGTACTTCTCTTCTCTGAGCACTATATGGGCGTATGGGGTCTAATTCTCGGCATTCCAATTTTTGTATTCTTCCTGGATATACTGGAGATCAATAGAGATAACAAGATAGAGACTTAG